One stretch of Passer domesticus isolate bPasDom1 chromosome 2, bPasDom1.hap1, whole genome shotgun sequence DNA includes these proteins:
- the LOC135294914 gene encoding somatotropin, with amino-acid sequence MITLGLQWPQQAAAFPTIPLSTLFANAVLRAQHLHLLAAETYKEFERTYIPEDQRHTNKNSQVAFCYSETIPAPVKKDDAQQKSDMELLQFSLVLIQSWLTPVQYLSKMFTNNLVFGTSDRVYEKLKDLEEGIQALMRELQDRSTRGPQILKATYEKFDIHLRSEDALLQNYGLLSCFKKDLHKVETYLKVMKCRRYGEGNCTI; translated from the exons ATGATCACTCTGGGACTGCAGTGGCCACAGCAGGCTGCCGCCTTCCCGACCATACCCCTTTCCACCCTGTTTGCCAACGCTGTGCTGAGGGCTCAGCACCTTCACCTCCTGGCTGCCGAGACATACAAGGAGTTC GAACGCACCTATATTCCAGAGGACCAAAGACACACAAACAAGAATTCCCAGGTAGCATTTTGTTACTCGGAAACCATCCCTGCTCCCGTGAAGAAGGATGATGCTCAGCAGAAATCA GACATGGAGCTTCTTCAGTTTTCCCTGGTTCTCATCCAGTCCTGGCTGACCCCGGTGCAGTACCTAAGCAAGATGTTCACAAACAATCTGGTTTTTGGCACCTCAGACAGAGTGTATGAAAAACTAAAGGACCTGGAAGAAGGGATCCAAGCTCTGATGAGG gagctgcaggaccGAAGCACCCGGGGTCCCCAGATCCTCAAAGCCACTTACGAGAAATTTGACATCCACCTGCGCAGTGAGGACGCGCTGCTGCAGAACTATGGCTTGCTCTCCTGCTTCAAGAAGGACCTGCACAAAGTGGAGACCTACCTGAAGGTGATGAAGTGCCGGCGCTATGGGGAGGGGAACTGCACCATTTGA